GTATTACTTTTGTCTTTGTCTCAAAAGCAGAGCGAGATCTTCCCGAGTCGCTAGAAAATCTTATAAACAAAGCATATCCTCTGGAAAATGATATTCCTATCTCAGTTAAAGAAGATGTAGCTGTGATTCAATACACAGGGGGAACGACCGGTAAAATTAAAGGCGCTATGCTGACTCATTACAACTTAGTGGCTAATGTTGTTCAGAGCCATACGATGTATGGAAAGCTAATGGATAAGGGGAAGGAAATCGTCCTTGCTGCTACCCCTCTTTATCACGTGTATGCCATGACAAGTGCTATGAATCTCGGTATCTATCTTGGCGCCACAATTCTGTTAATTCCTGAATTCAAAGTAAATGATGTAGCAGAAAAAATTAAAAAGTATCAGCCTACCTTTTTTCCAGGTGTTCCAAAGATGTACAGTGCTTTTGTCCAGTTTCCAAATATAGAATCCTATCGACTCGATTCGCTGAAGTTTTGTTCAAGTGGATCCGCTCCACTTCCTGTAGAGATTATTAGACGGTTTGAAAGTTTAACGGGGGCCATAATTGGAGAAGGGTTCGGTCTTTCAGAAGCGTCGCCTTCTACCCATCGGAACCCTGCCGGCGGAATAAGAAAGATAGGAAGTATAGGTCTGCCTTTTCCTGGGACGGATTGTCGGATTGTAGATGATCACGATGAGATTCTTCCGATCAATAGTGTAGGAGAGCTCATCATTAAAGGCCCGCAGGTTATGAAAGGTTATTGGAATCAGCCAGAAGAGACAAGCCAATCGTTAAGGAATGGCTGGTTATATACGGGAGATCTCGCCATGTGTGATGAAGATGGATACTTTTATATAGTGGGACGGAAAAAAGAGATGATTATTAATGGCGGATTTAATATTTATCCACAGGAAATTGAAAGCGTTTTATATGAACATCCAGCTGTAAAAGATGCAGCGGTAGTGGGAATTCCAGATAGGGATAAGGGGGAAATTGTAAAAGCCTATGTGGTTTTGAAAGAACAGCACAAGGTGGAGGTGAATGAGTTAAAAGAATACTGTTCCACCCGTTTAGCCCGGTATAAAGTGCCGAAGCATTACGAGATTCGTGGAGAACTTCCTAGAAATACAGTCGGTAAATTATTAAAGCGAAAACTGATAGAGGAAGAGAAAGCTAAAACCAGCGAAGTAATTCCTCCCCATGTCCGTAAACAGTGATTCAACTGGGGAAGGTAGATTCTTAAAATTTGTAATCCAGGGAGTGCTGACGATGGATTTTAATTTTGATGAAGATATTCAAATGTTGAAGAACAGCGTGCGCGATTTTATTCAAACTGAAGTAGAAGCGGTAGCCATGGAGATTGAGAGAGAGGATAGAATTCCCGAACATATCATCGAGATGTCTAAAGAAATGGGGTTGTTTGGTCTAAGCATTCCAGAAGAATACGGCGGTCTTGGTATAGGGATGGTAGGAAAGTGTGCTTTATATGAAGAAATTGGAGCCACTCATAATGGCTACACCACGCTGGTTGGCGGTCACACGGGAATTGGTACGGTCGGTATTGTGGAAATGGGGAACGAAGCTCAAAAACAGAAATACCTGCCGAGGCTCGCACGCGGAGATTCGATCG
The Halobacillus halophilus DSM 2266 DNA segment above includes these coding regions:
- a CDS encoding long-chain-fatty-acid--CoA ligase, with protein sequence MKDLKNRPWYSSYSPEMKTEINLPEKSLYTLLKESAHEFGERTAIVYEDCQITYQQLKENVDRLAGAWNELGLTKGERVGLMISNHPDYITAYYAAQRLGLTVVQINPRYTERELLHIIEDSGMNYLVAEEYNRLLVNQVKEKSGITFVFVSKAERDLPESLENLINKAYPLENDIPISVKEDVAVIQYTGGTTGKIKGAMLTHYNLVANVVQSHTMYGKLMDKGKEIVLAATPLYHVYAMTSAMNLGIYLGATILLIPEFKVNDVAEKIKKYQPTFFPGVPKMYSAFVQFPNIESYRLDSLKFCSSGSAPLPVEIIRRFESLTGAIIGEGFGLSEASPSTHRNPAGGIRKIGSIGLPFPGTDCRIVDDHDEILPINSVGELIIKGPQVMKGYWNQPEETSQSLRNGWLYTGDLAMCDEDGYFYIVGRKKEMIINGGFNIYPQEIESVLYEHPAVKDAAVVGIPDRDKGEIVKAYVVLKEQHKVEVNELKEYCSTRLARYKVPKHYEIRGELPRNTVGKLLKRKLIEEEKAKTSEVIPPHVRKQ